DNA sequence from the Rattus rattus isolate New Zealand chromosome 2, Rrattus_CSIRO_v1, whole genome shotgun sequence genome:
CTGGTCTGTAGTGTAGTGTTTGGTCTCTGAGGCTCGATGAGGCAACAGCAGAGGGAGGTTGACTTGGAATCTGCTGGGTCGGAGGGGACCAGGACTGATGATGAACTTGTTTAAATGCCTACTTTGTGTTGTCAGACTTGTGATAGGTGCTCGGTATAGAAAAAGATAGCCTCAGCAACTCTGTGCTCACCAGTGGAAGAGGACCATCCCCTCCAAAGTCCTCCTCTGACATTTGACATTATACCTGGTACAATAGGCAAGAGACTTTACCCCTGGTAACAGTTTCCTCACCTATAAAATTGCAAGAGTAATAGGATTGGTTTGAAAGTAAAGATGAGTGGATAAAGACCCATGGTGTTTGGCATGCAATACAGGTAGGTTGGAtacttgtttttatctttattcatGACTGCAGAGTCTGGGCAGGGAGTCCTGGGGCCTCATAACTCTGCTGAGGCATTTGTCATCTGGGAGTTCACACAATATGAGGAGCCATCCTTCCCTGCTCTTAGTCTACATGGGATTGGCCACCTGCCTGGACACCTTACCTCATAGAGAGCAAAGCCAAGGTGAGTGTTTGGGGAAGAGCCTTGTGGAGGTTTAATTTCTGCCTTCCCCGAGCCAGAATACTTCCTGTCTTTCTGGACCTGACCCTTCTTCCTCAGATCCTAGGGTCCATGCTCCAGCTTCTTCCCTCAGATTCACAAGGCCAACCCTGCTCCACAAAGAGTTCCAGACTCCAGTCTTCCTCCTTCATACCCAATGTTGCAAACCCTGCCCTGTCTTGCTTGGGGTTTTCCAAGCCTGGCCCACACCCTATCTTTGAACCCCATAgttctttgtcttctttgtcctCAATCCTAAGGACTCTGCTTTTGACTCTGATGTCCTTAGTTCTTGACATCTTCCTGGATGCCCCAGAGGCCCAGAGTTTCTTAGTTGGCCGCAGGCGTTTTCCTCGTGCTAACCACTGGGACCTGGAGTTGCTGACCCCTGGGAACCTGGAACGGGAGTGTCTGGAGGAGAGGTGCTCCTGGGAGGAGGCCCGGGAGTACTTTGAGGACAACACACTGACGGTGAGGGCCTCAGAGGACCCTGGCAGCATCAAGGGCCTGTCTACCTTCTCTAGGTGTTAAGAATCATGGGCCTCCAGCCTTCagctccctctccacctccctgggGTCTCCTATCAGGGCAGACTGATTGAGGGTGGGGGCATGACTCTCCATGTTTAGttgctgtctctcccttctcttctctaaTTCTAGGAGCGTTTCTGGGAAAGCTATGCATACAACGGCAAGGGAGGTGAGTGACACTCAGCCCTCATGTAGCAGCCTTTAGCCCAGGAGTTCAATCCAGTGTCCACCTTCTCCACACCTTCCCTCCAATCAAATGCTGTCCAGAGATGACTGACAAGGTGTCTCCTCTGTTTTCACTTTGGCCCTTGTCTGAGAAACCCAGCAAGCACTCTGTGTTCACATTCATAGGAGGACCCCAAGTCCCCAGGAGGGGGACAGGTGGATGAGCAGATGGTAGCAAGAAGTTATTGTCATGGGGCCCATCAAAGGGACAAACTCACCTGGGGTCCTTCCTTAGAGACCAGAGCCCCAGCCCCTTACAAGCATCTTGGTTGCTAGTGGGGCTGTTACCTAGCAACAGAGCTAAGGCAGGAAGCCTGGCCATTCTCACCTGTCCAGTTTGCCCACCCTACCCCTCCTCTGAGTTCTGAAGCCCTCATCTTGGCTTGAGCTTTGTTGCTAAGGGGGGCTGCTCCTTAGCAACAGGGCCCTGGCCAGGCCAGgcagaggaagccagaaacaCTACCTggctgcctgcccctcccccacagctctGTGCCAGCCACAGCCAGCCTGGTTGCTAAGGAGGCCTTCTCCCTAGCAACCGTACCTAGCTGGAGGACCAGGGCCTCCTGCCCAGCTGGAGGACCCCCCTCTGGGCACcagctgccccaccccctcaTGACTTGGTTGCTAGGGGTGGATGCACCTTAGCAACAGGCCCTCAGTCTGTACTACAGTCCTCACAGTGAAACCGGTTGCTAGGGGAGACAGCTCCTTTTCAACAATCTTAGCAAGACCTAGTGGCTCTTTGGATCACCTGAAATCTGCCAGATTTTGGGAGACCTCTCTTCTCACTACAAGCTAaaagtggggatgggggtggggatggcaggTAGCCAGATAGGATGGCCCTGGCCTCAGTCTGGCAATCCCAGCTACTCCAGAGGCGGAAGCAGAaatattgtgagttcaaggccagtccctGCTTCATGTCAAGTCTGAGGTCAGCTCCAgactccctgtctcaaaaaaacaaaaccaagagctggagtgatgtctcagttggtaaagtgcttgccatgtgaCCCCAGGACCTGAGCTTGATACCCGGAATCTACAGAAAGAAGCTGGGCATGCTAGTGTACCTTTGGAGGCCCGctgaggggagagacagaagggagggaCCATGGGGCTCATTGGCTAACCAGCTTCCCTAAATCAGTGATCCcaggcctgtgagatggctcagcaggggatgcttgaggatctgagctcagtccccagacACCACTTAGTAGAAGGAGCAAACTGActtctggaagttgtcctctgtcctctacatacatccacacacagatgcacacggatgtgcacatataaataattaaattaaaaattaatgagaaaatgtgTTCCCTGGGGAACTGTGGTCACTACACAAACACAtaggtaccttttttttttttcaaagcagtaagggctagagagatgccacggcattaagagtgcttgctgatgGTGCAGAATCCTGGAGTTTGTTTCCCAGGACACTAGTTAGGTGCTGCTCACTTCTGAGGATCACAATGtcttcctttggcctctgtgggcacccacaCACGTGTCCCTACTTACcccgcacatacacacagataaaaatagaataatgaaaTAGATCTTTTTAGGACATCAATAagaagttggagagatgacttgggggttaagagcactttctgctcttgcctgTGGAGGACCTGGCTTCAGGTTCCagtaccatcaccaccaccaccatagtgATCACAATAAtcaactccacttccaggggacccaacaccctgtTCTGACCTTTTACTGCACCAGGTGTGAATGTAGTGCACATATaggtaaaatatataaatctctttttattttattttattttttttaagatttatttatctattatatataagtacactgtagctgtcctcagacacaccagaaaagggcatcagatctcgttacagatgggtgtgagccaccatgtggttgctgggaaatgaacccaggacctctggaagagcagccgggtgctcccaactactgagccatctctccagccctataaatctctttttaaagctAGGTGTTTCTTGCCAGTGGTGATACGCACATTTAATTTCATCTCCAACTCTCCAATTCTAGGAGAGTTACAGCCACCTCTCTTTTCTAGCCTTTGTGGGTACCAGTCATGTGTGTAgtgtacagacacatatataagcaaaccacccatacacatcaaataaaaataaatatatttaaaaaaaatttatggcTGGGCCAtgatggcccatgcctttaattccagcattcagaggcatttggagttcaaggccagcctggtctacatagttccaggaggACATCctgaaatacacagagaaaccctgtctcaaaaaaacaccaccaccaccactactaacAACAATAACTTTAGAGGTTCAGTCTCCAACATaacaaaaactatataaaattatttaaaaataaaaagagccaagGCGAACAAAAACAGGTCGCAAGTAGGATGCTGAAGtcttgcttgcttcctttgtTTGTTGAAAGGCATGGCTTCAGGTAAGTTCCACACCTCAGTATTTCAGGGTGTTCCCCTAATTTATCCATTGTTTAGTGAAGTCTTTCTATCCTTGGCTGAGGCTTTCCTATGCAATGGCCCTTCCTCCTGTGTTCTACCATCAAGTTCAGTTTAAGTAGAAGAtgcactttttattttaagatttatttattcatcatatatgagtacactgtagttgtcttcagacacaccagaagaaggcatcagatctcatttacagctgtgagctaccatgtggttgctgggatttgaactcaggacctctggaagagcagtcagtgctcttaaccactgagccatctctccagcccgaagatGCACGtttgtctcttccttcttttcccagtAGTGGAGATGAATCCAGGGCCTTACGTATTCTGCCcagctgctctaccactgagcaacatcATCTCAAATTCTCTTCACTTCCTCTTTTGTAACACAGTCTCGATAacttgcccaggctgaccttgaactcactgtcaGACAGTCTTCCAACATGGACTCCTCCAGCCTTAGCCTTCAAAGTAGCTGAGATGGCAGGTCCAGGTCGGGTTTCCATGAGCTCCTGGCAGGGGTCATGATCCCATTCTACAGCACAGGAAACAGAGGCTTTgagaaagcaatcatggggttggggatttagctcagtggtagagcacttgcctagcaagcgcaaggccctgggttcagtccccagctccgaaaaaaagaaaaaagaaaaaagaaaagaaaagaaaagagaaagcaatcaTGTTTGTTGCCTGTTGCCATGGGAGCCAGAAGGGACCTCAGATGGGCCTTGTGCCCTTAGGGGAAGGAATTGAAATGTTTGAGGAGGTGGTAGTACTGAATCAGGGGCACCCTCTACCCACAGGGCGTGGACGGGTGGATGTTGCAGGCCTGGCAGTGGGACTGACCTCTGGGATCCTGCTCATCGTGTTGGCTGGCTTGGGAGCCTTTTGGTATCTGCATTATCGACGGCGCCGCCTCAGAGTCCAGGAGTCCTGTTTGCAAGAGTAAGGGGTTTTCCAGGAGGAAGGGGACGAAAGTGGGAGGGAGACAGCTTGATCTGAGTTGAAGGGCTGAAGCTTGGGGGCAGGAGACCAGTGATGAAGAGTCTCTAGCCACAGCCTATGGAGAGAAAGGCTGCCATTCCTGTTGGTCTGCCCAGCATGCAGTGGTTCCTTTTGCAGTTGATACCTGTCAGTCATTTGAGTGCCAGGTTTCAGTGAGGTCATCACTATGGGTAAAACTGCAACtggcaggcaggtgtggtggcgcatgcctttaatcccagcgcttgggaggcagaggcgggtggatctttgagtttcaggccagcctgatctacagag
Encoded proteins:
- the Prrg2 gene encoding transmembrane gamma-carboxyglutamic acid protein 2; the encoded protein is MRSHPSLLLVYMGLATCLDTLPHREQSQVLDIFLDAPEAQSFLVGRRRFPRANHWDLELLTPGNLERECLEERCSWEEAREYFEDNTLTERFWESYAYNGKGGRGRVDVAGLAVGLTSGILLIVLAGLGAFWYLHYRRRRLRVQESCLQETGLIIPLSPPTPLSPPPPPGLPTYEQALAASGVHDAPPPPYSSLRRPH